A region of Halalkaliarchaeum desulfuricum DNA encodes the following proteins:
- a CDS encoding universal stress protein, with translation MVETVLVPTEGSPLSQKALEVALSDYPDAEIVVLHVMDPIGSGTSLIYVMRPTFDDGAPPGSVSPEYWREWREQAEREAEEVFEDARETASEHDRSIDTVLEFGEPDDIILEYAEENEVDRIVMGSHCRTGAERFLLGSVAETVVRRAPTPVMIVR, from the coding sequence ATGGTAGAGACTGTACTCGTGCCGACGGAGGGGTCGCCACTCTCACAGAAGGCACTCGAGGTCGCCCTCTCCGATTACCCCGATGCCGAGATCGTCGTCCTTCACGTCATGGATCCGATCGGTTCGGGGACGAGCCTCATCTACGTCATGCGTCCCACCTTCGACGACGGTGCACCGCCGGGATCGGTGAGCCCGGAGTACTGGCGCGAGTGGCGCGAGCAAGCCGAACGCGAGGCTGAGGAGGTCTTCGAGGACGCCCGCGAGACCGCGAGCGAGCACGACCGCTCGATCGACACGGTCCTCGAGTTCGGCGAACCCGACGACATAATCCTCGAATATGCCGAGGAAAACGAGGTCGACCGCATCGTGATGGGGAGTCACTGCCGAACCGGGGCCGAGCGGTTCCTGTTGGGCAGCGTCGCCGAGACGGTCGTCAGGCGTGCGCCGACGCCCGTGATGATCGTTCGGTGA
- a CDS encoding cation-translocating P-type ATPase — translation MSRSRTETRSESGPSRGENWHSKDLEDVYDELDTSEEGLDAEDARARLEKYGPNEIEAEEGVSPLQIFLEQYTSVLIWVLIVAAAVMAAIGETIDAGIIAGIVVFITLFGFAQDYRAEQSIQALKDMSTTETIVRRDGGPVEIDVQNVVPGDVISVESGDVVPADARVIESSNLRVDESALTGESVGVGKDPGVLEAGISLAERKNMLYKDTVVERGSGRAVVVGTGSDTEIGQIATALEEAQEGDTPFQAELDRLGKVIAAAVIAIVTVIGVSEFVLGDAEPVQVFMTAVAVAVSAVPEGLPAVVTLSLALGARRMAEQNALIRRLPIVEALGSVDTICTDKTGTLTEEEMTVTRIATNRETYEITGTGYDVDGEIRQDDERVDPDRVTELLRCGMLCNNVEIGRRENADGGDGSDGGHSTSEGLTYLGDPTEIALFVAAQKADLDREVLNEAYPRIGEVEFTSDRKRMTTLHETPEGDRVAYMKGAPEVVIKRCNRELVDGKIVELTDERREELEARNEAFAEDALRVMGFAFRPDAPAEADDDIEEGMVFLGLQGMLDPPRPEVRDALAGCQNAGIDIVMITGDNATTAKAVGAEIGLESSRVITGPELDEMSDEELADVVEDVNIFARTSPEHKTRILQTLQANGHTVAMTGDGVNDAPAVKNADVGVAMGIRGTDVTEQASDIVLLDDNFATIRDAVRQGRRIFDNVRKFVNYFLSANGAHVLLLFTGIMSGAGLVMTPIMFLWINVVTDGIPALTLGVDPEADDVMDRPPRPPGEGVITDRIVSSIGGIAVSITATLLPLFYYHNQVVGDLILAQTIVFTAFVFMAIARIGAIRWRYGLGPFSNNRWLLVAIAITFTLQLLVLYTPLSVLFGVTALGLIHWLQIAGVVAVFTVLMAIFVKVQDRFFDRY, via the coding sequence GTGTCGAGGTCACGAACGGAGACGCGTTCGGAGAGCGGTCCGTCGCGGGGCGAAAACTGGCACTCGAAAGACCTCGAGGACGTTTACGACGAGTTAGACACGTCCGAAGAAGGGCTCGACGCGGAGGACGCGCGGGCTCGTCTCGAGAAGTACGGCCCGAACGAGATCGAGGCCGAGGAAGGCGTCTCGCCGCTCCAGATCTTCCTCGAGCAGTACACCTCCGTGCTGATCTGGGTGCTGATCGTCGCCGCGGCCGTGATGGCGGCGATCGGCGAGACGATCGACGCGGGGATCATCGCCGGTATCGTCGTGTTCATCACGCTCTTTGGGTTCGCACAGGACTACCGCGCCGAACAGAGCATCCAGGCGTTAAAGGATATGTCGACCACCGAGACGATCGTCCGCCGGGACGGTGGGCCGGTGGAAATCGACGTGCAAAACGTCGTCCCCGGTGACGTCATCTCCGTCGAGTCCGGCGATGTCGTGCCGGCGGACGCGCGGGTGATCGAGTCGTCGAACCTGAGGGTCGACGAGTCGGCGCTGACCGGCGAGAGCGTCGGCGTCGGGAAAGATCCGGGCGTCCTCGAGGCCGGGATCTCGCTGGCCGAGCGGAAGAACATGCTGTACAAAGACACCGTCGTCGAGCGTGGGTCTGGACGGGCGGTGGTCGTCGGGACGGGCTCTGACACCGAGATCGGACAGATCGCGACGGCCTTAGAGGAAGCCCAGGAGGGCGATACACCGTTCCAGGCCGAACTCGATCGCCTCGGGAAGGTCATCGCCGCGGCGGTCATCGCCATCGTGACCGTGATCGGCGTCAGCGAGTTCGTCCTCGGCGATGCGGAGCCCGTCCAAGTCTTCATGACCGCGGTCGCCGTCGCTGTCTCGGCGGTCCCAGAGGGCCTGCCCGCCGTCGTCACGCTCTCGCTCGCACTCGGCGCACGCCGGATGGCCGAGCAGAACGCACTCATCAGACGACTCCCGATCGTCGAGGCACTGGGTTCGGTCGACACTATCTGTACGGATAAGACCGGAACGCTGACCGAAGAGGAGATGACGGTCACCCGCATCGCCACCAACAGGGAGACCTACGAGATCACCGGAACCGGCTACGACGTCGACGGCGAAATCCGACAGGATGACGAGCGGGTCGATCCCGACCGTGTGACGGAACTCTTGCGGTGTGGGATGCTCTGTAACAACGTCGAGATCGGTCGACGTGAGAATGCAGACGGGGGAGACGGCAGCGACGGAGGCCACTCGACGAGCGAGGGCCTGACGTACCTCGGCGACCCGACCGAGATCGCGCTGTTCGTCGCCGCACAGAAAGCCGACCTCGACAGGGAGGTACTGAACGAGGCCTACCCCCGGATCGGCGAGGTTGAGTTCACCTCCGACCGTAAGCGAATGACAACGCTGCACGAGACGCCCGAGGGCGATCGGGTCGCCTACATGAAGGGTGCACCGGAGGTCGTCATCAAGCGGTGTAATCGTGAACTCGTCGACGGCAAAATCGTCGAACTCACCGACGAGCGCCGCGAGGAACTCGAAGCGAGAAACGAGGCCTTCGCCGAGGACGCCCTCCGGGTGATGGGCTTTGCCTTCCGCCCCGACGCCCCCGCCGAGGCCGACGACGACATCGAGGAGGGAATGGTTTTCCTCGGCTTGCAGGGGATGCTCGATCCCCCACGGCCGGAGGTCCGTGACGCGCTCGCGGGCTGTCAGAACGCCGGAATCGACATCGTCATGATCACCGGCGACAACGCGACCACCGCCAAAGCGGTCGGCGCGGAGATCGGCCTGGAGTCGTCGCGAGTGATCACGGGGCCGGAATTAGACGAGATGAGCGACGAAGAGCTGGCCGACGTCGTTGAGGACGTCAACATCTTCGCCAGGACCTCCCCGGAGCACAAGACGCGCATCCTGCAGACCTTACAGGCGAACGGCCACACGGTCGCGATGACCGGCGACGGCGTCAACGACGCGCCGGCGGTGAAAAACGCCGACGTCGGCGTCGCGATGGGGATCCGTGGAACCGACGTCACCGAGCAGGCCTCGGACATCGTCTTGCTCGACGACAACTTTGCGACGATCCGGGACGCCGTCAGGCAGGGACGGCGAATCTTCGACAACGTCCGGAAGTTCGTCAACTACTTCCTCTCGGCTAACGGCGCACACGTCCTCTTGCTTTTTACCGGGATCATGTCCGGTGCGGGGCTGGTGATGACACCAATCATGTTCCTGTGGATCAACGTCGTCACCGACGGCATCCCGGCACTGACGCTGGGTGTCGATCCCGAAGCGGACGACGTCATGGACCGTCCACCACGGCCGCCCGGGGAAGGCGTCATCACCGACCGGATCGTCTCGTCGATCGGCGGCATCGCCGTGTCGATCACGGCAACGCTGTTGCCGCTGTTTTACTACCACAACCAGGTCGTCGGCGACCTGATCCTCGCCCAGACGATCGTCTTCACCGCGTTCGTGTTCATGGCGATCGCCCGTATCGGCGCGATCAGGTGGCGCTACGGCCTCGGTCCGTTCTCCAACAACCGATGGCTCCTGGTGGCGATCGCGATTACGTTCACGCTACAGCTACTGGTGCTTTACACCCCGCTGAGCGTCCTCTTCGGCGTGACGGCGCTCGGACTGATCCACTGGCTCCAGATTGCCGGGGTGGTCGCGGTCTTCACCGTCCTGATGGCGATCTTCGTGAAAGTCCAGGACCGGTTCTTCGATCGGTATTAA
- a CDS encoding translation initiation factor eIF-1A, with protein MTQESGRRNLRMPNSDEVFAVVTNHLGGNHVRLRCADGKERLGRIPGRMKYRTWIEVDDVVVAEPWDWQDEKANIEWRYTGEDADQLRREGHIE; from the coding sequence GTGACTCAAGAAAGCGGGCGCCGGAATCTCCGGATGCCCAACTCGGATGAGGTTTTCGCCGTCGTGACCAATCACCTCGGCGGCAACCACGTGCGGCTGCGCTGTGCGGACGGAAAGGAGCGCCTCGGGCGCATCCCCGGCCGAATGAAGTACCGGACCTGGATTGAAGTGGACGACGTCGTCGTCGCCGAACCGTGGGACTGGCAAGACGAGAAGGCCAACATCGAATGGCGCTACACCGGCGAGGACGCCGACCAGCTCCGACGCGAAGGCCACATCGAATAA
- a CDS encoding PLP-dependent cysteine synthase family protein, with protein sequence MDENVLETIGSPLVRVDSPDGATVAAKIESKNPAGSAKDRPALYMIEAAEEAGKIEPGDALVEPTSGNTGIGLAMVGAAKGYDVTLVMPASQSKERRQLMRAYGADIELVEGDISDAKDRADELEAEGMVQLRQFENEANPRSHYETTGPEIIEQVGDRTVDALVAGVGTGGTITGVGRRLRETFPDLQVVAVEPEGNAVLSGEQPGDGGFQGMGAGFVSPNLDVDLLDEVRTVSIQAAETECRRLAREEGILVGQSSGASNLIAREVAGELVESNVEDPLVVTVFWDSGERYMSTGMFD encoded by the coding sequence ATGGACGAGAACGTGCTGGAGACGATCGGCTCGCCGCTCGTCCGAGTGGATTCACCCGACGGAGCGACGGTGGCGGCCAAGATCGAATCCAAGAACCCGGCGGGATCCGCCAAGGACCGTCCCGCCCTGTATATGATCGAGGCCGCCGAGGAAGCCGGGAAGATCGAGCCGGGGGACGCCCTCGTGGAACCGACCTCCGGCAACACCGGCATCGGACTCGCGATGGTCGGGGCCGCCAAGGGGTACGACGTGACGCTCGTGATGCCGGCCTCGCAGTCGAAAGAGCGCCGGCAGTTGATGCGCGCCTACGGTGCCGACATCGAACTCGTCGAGGGCGATATCTCCGACGCCAAGGACCGCGCCGACGAACTGGAGGCCGAGGGGATGGTGCAGCTCCGGCAGTTCGAAAACGAAGCCAACCCCCGCTCACATTACGAGACGACCGGTCCGGAGATCATCGAGCAGGTGGGCGACCGGACCGTCGACGCGCTCGTCGCCGGCGTCGGCACCGGCGGGACGATCACCGGCGTCGGCCGGCGGCTCCGCGAGACGTTTCCCGACCTGCAGGTCGTCGCCGTCGAGCCGGAGGGGAACGCAGTGTTGTCGGGGGAACAACCGGGCGACGGCGGGTTCCAGGGGATGGGGGCCGGCTTCGTCTCGCCGAATCTCGATGTCGACCTGCTGGACGAGGTGCGCACGGTGTCGATCCAGGCGGCCGAAACGGAGTGCCGACGGCTCGCCCGCGAGGAGGGGATTCTCGTCGGGCAATCCAGCGGCGCCTCGAACCTGATCGCGCGGGAGGTCGCCGGCGAACTCGTGGAGTCAAACGTCGAGGATCCCCTCGTCGTCACTGTGTTCTGGGACTCCGGGGAGCGGTACATGTCGACCGGAATGTTCGATTGA
- a CDS encoding DUF5804 family protein — protein MATVCLVGDPDVNLQYELLSRETSREALATYDFEEPFENSLAVETVSLGAAVALCNDLNWYLVRFVEETLVRDVSISREEWLSRELAEQVRNGELPPEETDRLLKVYGVVDGELVDPMYLTRVDGSVPDYDLREVDDTVVVRVSEREFAE, from the coding sequence ATGGCCACCGTCTGTCTCGTCGGCGATCCGGACGTGAACCTGCAGTACGAACTGCTCTCCCGGGAGACGTCCCGCGAGGCGCTTGCGACCTACGACTTCGAGGAGCCGTTCGAGAACAGCCTCGCCGTCGAGACGGTGAGCCTGGGTGCCGCGGTCGCGCTCTGTAACGACCTGAACTGGTATCTCGTCCGGTTCGTCGAAGAAACGCTCGTCCGGGACGTCAGCATCAGCCGCGAGGAGTGGCTCTCCCGGGAACTCGCCGAGCAGGTGCGAAACGGGGAGCTCCCTCCCGAGGAGACCGACCGGCTGCTGAAGGTGTACGGCGTCGTCGACGGCGAACTCGTCGATCCGATGTATCTCACCCGCGTCGACGGCTCAGTCCCCGACTACGACCTGCGCGAGGTGGACGATACGGTCGTCGTGCGGGTCTCGGAACGGGAGTTCGCCGAGTGA
- the radA gene encoding DNA repair and recombination protein RadA: protein MPEDDLESLPGVGPATADKLVDAGFDSFQSIAVASPGELSNTADIGDSTASDIIQGARQAADVGGFETGAAVLERREEIGKLSWQIEEVDDLLGGGMETQSITEVYGEFGSGKSQITHQMSVNVQLPKEYGGLDGASIFIDSEDTFRPERIDDMVRGLDDEILEAELERREIDGTPDDDDALEQLTEAFLDRIHVAKAFNSNHQILLSQKAKELAQEHEESDWPIRLVNVDSLTAHFRAEYIGRGELAERQQKLNKHLHDLMRIGDLYNTAILVTNQVASNPDSYFGDPTQPIGGNILGHTSTFRIYLRKSKGDKRIVRLVDAPNLADGEAVMRVQNEGLKPE from the coding sequence ATGCCAGAAGACGATCTCGAGAGCCTTCCGGGCGTGGGACCGGCAACCGCTGACAAGCTCGTCGACGCGGGGTTCGACAGCTTCCAGAGCATTGCAGTCGCCAGTCCGGGCGAACTGTCAAACACTGCCGACATCGGCGATTCGACCGCTTCGGACATCATTCAGGGCGCACGGCAGGCCGCCGACGTCGGCGGCTTCGAGACCGGCGCGGCCGTGCTCGAGCGCCGTGAAGAGATCGGTAAACTCTCCTGGCAGATCGAGGAGGTGGACGACCTGCTCGGCGGCGGAATGGAAACGCAGTCGATCACGGAAGTGTACGGCGAGTTCGGCTCCGGCAAGTCACAGATCACCCACCAGATGTCCGTCAACGTCCAGCTCCCCAAGGAGTACGGCGGGCTCGACGGGGCGTCGATCTTCATCGACTCGGAGGACACGTTCCGTCCCGAGCGGATCGACGACATGGTTCGGGGGCTCGACGACGAGATCCTCGAGGCCGAACTCGAGCGCCGCGAGATCGACGGGACGCCGGACGACGACGACGCGCTCGAACAGCTCACCGAGGCGTTCCTCGACCGGATCCACGTCGCGAAGGCGTTCAACTCCAACCACCAGATCCTGCTCTCCCAGAAGGCGAAAGAGCTCGCACAAGAACACGAGGAGTCCGACTGGCCGATCCGACTGGTGAACGTCGACTCGCTTACGGCCCACTTCCGCGCCGAGTACATCGGTCGGGGGGAGTTGGCCGAACGTCAGCAGAAGCTCAACAAACACCTCCACGACCTGATGCGGATCGGCGACCTCTACAACACCGCGATCCTCGTGACCAACCAGGTCGCCTCCAACCCCGACTCCTACTTCGGCGACCCGACGCAGCCGATCGGCGGCAACATCCTCGGTCACACCTCCACGTTCCGCATCTATCTCCGCAAGTCGAAGGGAGACAAGCGGATCGTCCGGCTCGTCGACGCGCCGAACCTGGCGGACGGCGAGGCCGTGATGCGGGTCCAAAACGAGGGGCTCAAACCGGAATAA
- the hemL gene encoding glutamate-1-semialdehyde 2,1-aminomutase, with protein sequence MRDERSRELYDRALSVMPGGVNSSVRATMPYPLFVERGDGGHVIDADGNRLIDYVMGYGPLLYGHDLPDSVQSAIQSHASAGPMYGAPTEVEIDLAEFVARHVPSVESVRFVNSGTEATVSAVRLARGYTGRDKIVVMQGGYHGAQETTLVDGEAGDAHPSTPGVPQEFARHTLPIPFNDEEAAQEVFEEYGDDIAAVLTEPILGNTGIVMPEDGYHETLRDLCDDYGSLLIFDEVITGFRVGGLQCAQGEFGVTPDVTTFGKIVGGGFPVGAIGGTAEIIESFTPAGEVFQSGTFSGHPVTMAAGYESLTYAAENDVYEHVNRLGEKLREGITEICEDQAPEYTVVGTDSMFKTVFTREAPESFENSCSGGCRQRPTCPRYETCPKNGGDVASAQTDRWERVFWQEMREQGVFLTANQFECQFTSYAHTDEDVEKTLEAYKEAL encoded by the coding sequence ATGCGAGACGAACGCTCACGCGAACTGTACGATCGAGCGCTGTCGGTAATGCCCGGCGGCGTCAACTCCTCGGTGCGCGCAACGATGCCGTATCCCCTGTTCGTCGAGCGGGGCGACGGCGGCCACGTGATCGACGCCGACGGCAACCGGCTGATCGACTACGTGATGGGCTATGGCCCGCTCCTGTACGGCCACGACCTCCCGGATTCGGTCCAGTCGGCGATCCAGTCACATGCCAGTGCGGGGCCGATGTACGGCGCCCCCACGGAGGTCGAGATCGACCTCGCGGAGTTCGTCGCCCGCCACGTCCCCAGCGTCGAGTCTGTCCGCTTCGTCAACTCCGGCACCGAGGCGACGGTGTCGGCGGTCCGGCTGGCTCGGGGGTACACGGGGCGCGACAAGATCGTGGTCATGCAGGGTGGCTACCACGGCGCCCAGGAGACGACGCTCGTCGACGGCGAGGCTGGGGACGCACACCCCTCGACGCCGGGTGTCCCCCAGGAGTTCGCCCGCCACACCTTGCCGATCCCGTTCAACGACGAAGAGGCGGCCCAGGAGGTGTTCGAGGAGTACGGCGACGACATCGCCGCGGTGCTCACCGAGCCGATCCTCGGCAACACCGGGATCGTAATGCCCGAGGACGGCTACCACGAGACGCTGCGAGACCTGTGTGACGACTACGGCTCGTTATTGATCTTCGACGAGGTGATCACCGGGTTCCGTGTCGGGGGCCTCCAGTGTGCCCAGGGCGAGTTCGGCGTCACGCCCGATGTCACCACCTTCGGGAAGATCGTCGGCGGCGGCTTTCCCGTCGGCGCCATCGGTGGAACCGCCGAGATCATCGAATCGTTCACCCCCGCAGGCGAGGTGTTCCAGTCGGGGACGTTCTCGGGGCATCCGGTGACGATGGCCGCCGGCTACGAATCGCTGACGTACGCCGCCGAAAACGACGTCTACGAGCACGTAAACCGGCTGGGCGAGAAACTACGGGAGGGAATCACCGAGATCTGCGAGGACCAGGCGCCCGAATACACCGTCGTCGGGACCGACTCGATGTTCAAGACGGTCTTCACCCGCGAGGCGCCGGAGTCCTTCGAGAACAGCTGTTCTGGGGGCTGCCGGCAGCGCCCGACCTGTCCCCGGTACGAGACGTGCCCGAAGAACGGCGGCGACGTCGCGAGCGCCCAGACCGACCGCTGGGAGCGCGTCTTCTGGCAGGAGATGCGCGAGCAGGGCGTGTTCCTCACCGCAAACCAGTTCGAGTGTCAGTTCACAAGCTACGCGCACACCGACGAGGACGTCGAGAAAACGCTGGAAGCGTACAAGGAAGCGCTCTAG
- a CDS encoding archaemetzincin family Zn-dependent metalloprotease, which produces MRFDIVPIGELPAQVKREASTALRSVYDCEVTVHDEQSIPEGAFDQSRSQYRAEEFIELVGRVGSGEKNIGITARDLYYRRRNYVFGLAYLNGNGSVISTYRLQTSSDGGISSKPHSEVFADRVRKEVVHEIGHTLGLEHCDNNKCVMSFSPTVREVDVKEENLCGSCSRSIR; this is translated from the coding sequence ATGCGTTTCGACATCGTGCCCATCGGGGAACTCCCCGCCCAGGTGAAACGCGAGGCCTCCACCGCGTTGCGGTCGGTGTACGACTGCGAGGTGACGGTACACGACGAGCAGTCGATCCCCGAGGGCGCGTTCGACCAGTCCCGGAGCCAGTACCGGGCCGAGGAGTTCATCGAACTCGTCGGCCGGGTCGGATCCGGCGAGAAGAACATCGGAATCACCGCCCGGGACCTCTACTACCGCCGCCGGAACTACGTGTTCGGGCTGGCGTATCTCAACGGCAACGGCTCCGTGATCTCCACGTATCGGCTGCAGACCTCCTCGGACGGCGGTATCTCCTCGAAACCGCACTCCGAGGTGTTCGCCGACCGCGTCCGCAAGGAGGTCGTCCACGAGATCGGCCACACGCTCGGGCTGGAACACTGCGACAACAACAAGTGCGTGATGTCGTTTTCGCCGACGGTCCGGGAGGTCGATGTGAAAGAGGAGAACCTCTGTGGGAGCTGTTCGCGGTCGATTCGGTAG
- a CDS encoding UPF0146 family protein, with protein sequence MTVAPDGELADRLAGYDSLLEVGVGRRPGVAAALADAGCRVVAIDVDPDIVAVARAETPAGVTVIQADVVSLADRKQFPSEYDVDAVYARNLPAELQRPSLELARRVGADLLFTTLGFEAPVIPVERDHLDGGVLYVVRQ encoded by the coding sequence ATGACAGTCGCGCCCGACGGCGAACTCGCCGACCGGCTCGCCGGCTACGACAGCCTGCTCGAGGTCGGCGTCGGCCGTCGTCCGGGCGTGGCCGCCGCCCTCGCAGACGCAGGTTGCCGGGTCGTCGCGATCGACGTCGATCCGGATATCGTGGCCGTCGCTCGAGCCGAAACCCCGGCGGGCGTGACGGTGATCCAGGCCGACGTCGTCTCTCTCGCCGATCGAAAGCAGTTCCCCTCCGAATACGATGTCGACGCCGTTTACGCGCGCAACCTGCCCGCCGAACTCCAGCGCCCGAGCTTGGAGTTGGCTCGACGAGTCGGCGCCGACCTGTTGTTTACGACGCTCGGGTTCGAAGCGCCGGTGATCCCGGTCGAGCGCGATCACCTCGACGGGGGCGTGTTGTACGTCGTCCGACAGTAA
- a CDS encoding TIGR01548 family HAD-type hydrolase produces MQVDAVVLDVDGVLVDVADSYRRAIVETVDRVHGKTIPRETVQSFKDAGGFNNDWELTDALALYVLAFREGLRWDVERFTDEINERGGGLEAAQEIVAEMPNVPQARVRDKWDRDRLREVFQTLYLGADLYRELEGGEPAFDAPGYIHDEPVVVESDTLEWLTGKFDVGVVTGRPAAEAEIALDRAGLDLPAEHVFTMDDWEEGKPHPKALVTLAERFDAKRIAFVGDTLDDVKTARNADATDPDRVYYGIGVLTGGLSGDAGRGKFADAGADAVVDSVNQLPSLLDVPSDSSA; encoded by the coding sequence ATGCAGGTCGACGCGGTCGTGCTCGACGTCGACGGGGTGCTCGTCGACGTCGCCGACTCCTACAGGCGGGCCATCGTCGAGACCGTCGACCGGGTCCACGGGAAGACGATCCCCCGGGAGACCGTCCAGTCGTTCAAGGACGCCGGCGGGTTCAACAACGACTGGGAACTCACTGACGCTCTCGCGCTGTACGTGCTGGCGTTCCGCGAGGGGCTCCGCTGGGACGTCGAGCGGTTCACAGACGAGATCAACGAGCGGGGAGGCGGCCTCGAGGCGGCACAGGAAATCGTCGCCGAGATGCCGAACGTCCCGCAGGCACGGGTCCGGGACAAGTGGGACCGCGACCGGCTCAGGGAGGTCTTCCAGACGCTGTATCTGGGTGCGGATCTGTATCGCGAACTCGAAGGTGGGGAGCCAGCGTTCGACGCGCCCGGCTACATCCACGACGAACCGGTCGTGGTCGAGTCGGACACCCTCGAATGGCTGACCGGTAAGTTCGACGTCGGGGTAGTGACCGGGCGACCGGCCGCGGAAGCCGAGATCGCCCTCGACCGCGCTGGGCTGGATCTCCCGGCGGAACACGTCTTCACGATGGACGACTGGGAGGAGGGAAAGCCCCATCCGAAGGCGCTCGTGACCCTCGCCGAACGGTTCGACGCCAAACGGATCGCGTTCGTCGGCGACACCCTCGACGACGTGAAAACAGCCCGGAACGCCGACGCGACCGATCCCGACCGGGTGTACTACGGGATCGGCGTGCTCACCGGCGGCCTCTCCGGCGATGCGGGCCGCGGGAAGTTCGCTGACGCCGGCGCGGACGCCGTCGTCGACTCGGTCAACCAACTGCCGTCGCTGCTCGATGTCCCGTCCGATTCGTCGGCGTGA
- the pspAB gene encoding PspA-associated protein PspAB, protein MGFFDTIRAVLGTSAETDASRDADPEDLFGMSTAYLTMEADLGYDNAGEAALCFSGVDSTAFDDAVGEVEAILEAGEIETGTGFHRYTDDHGYEWFVLEDDDPEDLITSIHFAADEFIEQGFGSRLLAAVFGFEKSDTRAYWIYSFRRGAYYPFVPDGGHERDQRTEFKLQSVLDGELAVESDESYWYPLWPDAPGKHPWE, encoded by the coding sequence ATGGGATTTTTCGACACGATCCGGGCGGTACTGGGAACCAGCGCCGAGACCGACGCCTCCCGCGATGCCGACCCGGAGGATCTGTTCGGCATGTCGACCGCCTACCTCACGATGGAGGCGGACCTGGGCTACGACAACGCCGGCGAGGCGGCACTCTGCTTTTCGGGCGTCGATTCCACCGCCTTCGACGACGCGGTCGGGGAAGTCGAGGCGATCCTGGAGGCCGGCGAGATCGAGACCGGCACCGGCTTCCACAGATACACCGACGACCACGGCTACGAGTGGTTCGTCCTCGAGGACGACGATCCGGAGGACTTGATCACGAGCATCCACTTCGCGGCCGACGAGTTCATCGAACAGGGGTTCGGTTCGCGGCTGCTGGCGGCGGTGTTCGGCTTCGAAAAGAGTGACACGCGGGCGTACTGGATCTACTCGTTCCGCCGGGGCGCCTACTACCCCTTCGTTCCCGACGGCGGTCACGAACGCGACCAGCGGACGGAGTTCAAGCTCCAGTCGGTGCTCGACGGCGAACTCGCGGTCGAATCAGACGAGTCGTACTGGTATCCGCTGTGGCCCGACGCTCCCGGGAAACACCCCTGGGAGTGA
- the htpX gene encoding zinc metalloprotease HtpX, producing the protein MNWSTDWGLKGRMFFTMALLAVLYVVFIGALSVVFEGRILPIILAFGLFSFAQYFYSDKLALYSMGARTVEPDEAPELHRMVERLSQQADLPKPQVAVSDSKVPNAFATGRNQRNATVCVTQGLMGTLDQEELEGVIAHELAHIKNRDVMVMTIASFLSTIAFIIVRWGWLLGGNNRQGGAPVLVAIAVSLLVWIISFFLIRALSRYREYVADRGAAAITGNPGALASALLSINGRMDRVPKEDLRDQAEMNAFFIIPIRSGFIGKIASTHPPTDERVERLRQLEREMETA; encoded by the coding sequence ATGAACTGGAGTACTGACTGGGGGCTGAAGGGCCGGATGTTCTTCACAATGGCCCTGCTCGCAGTCCTGTATGTCGTCTTCATCGGCGCGCTCTCGGTCGTCTTCGAGGGGCGGATACTTCCGATAATCCTCGCGTTCGGGCTGTTCTCGTTCGCGCAGTACTTCTACAGCGACAAGCTCGCCTTATATAGCATGGGCGCCCGGACGGTCGAACCCGACGAGGCGCCCGAGCTCCACCGGATGGTCGAACGCCTCTCCCAGCAGGCTGACCTCCCCAAGCCGCAGGTCGCCGTGTCCGACTCGAAGGTGCCCAACGCCTTCGCAACCGGCCGGAACCAGCGCAACGCCACGGTCTGTGTCACCCAGGGGCTAATGGGGACGCTCGATCAGGAGGAGCTCGAGGGGGTCATCGCTCACGAGCTCGCCCACATCAAAAACCGCGACGTGATGGTGATGACGATCGCGTCGTTCCTCTCGACGATCGCGTTCATCATCGTCCGGTGGGGGTGGCTGCTCGGCGGCAACAACCGGCAAGGTGGGGCGCCCGTCCTCGTCGCGATCGCGGTGTCGCTTCTGGTGTGGATTATTTCGTTTTTCCTCATCAGGGCGCTTTCGCGGTACCGCGAGTACGTCGCCGACCGCGGCGCGGCGGCGATCACCGGGAACCCGGGCGCGCTCGCCTCGGCGCTTTTGAGCATCAACGGCCGGATGGACCGGGTGCCAAAGGAGGACCTCCGCGATCAGGCGGAGATGAACGCCTTCTTCATCATCCCGATCCGGTCGGGCTTCATCGGCAAGATCGCGTCGACGCACCCGCCGACCGACGAGCGGGTCGAACGGCTCCGGCAGCTGGAACGCGAGATGGAGACCGCCTGA